The stretch of DNA TTTGAGAGACGTAATCTTTACATAAGTGACATTGCAATTGATTAAACTCCGCAAAGATACAGCTGATACATGTGTATCAAAAAAACATTGAAAATATATAGAGGTTATTATGTCTAAATCGACTGGTACAGTAAAATGGTTTAACGAAGAAAAAGGTTACGGATTCCTAACTCAAGACAACGGCGGCAAAGACGTATTCGTTCATTTCCGTGCTATCGTTGGCGAAGGTTTCAAAAGCCTTAAAGAAGGTCAAGCGGTAACTTTTGACGTTGAAGAAGGTCAAAAAGGTTTACAAGCTGCAAACGTTGAAGCTAACTAATTTAGCCTTTAATGTTTGACAAGAAGAGCGTCTAGAACGCTCTTTTTTTATGCCTGTTATTTGATAAAGCGTTAAAGCGAAGTGTTAACAAACTTCAAAACTTCAAAACTTCAAAACTTCAAAACTTCTACTGTATTAAGCGTCTCGAGGTAATCCAATTCTCACCGCTTTAATTAAGCGTCTTAATTTTCTATTTTCAATACCCGCTGTTTCTGCTTTTTCTTTTTGTTGTTCTAAAGCCCAAATTATATGCTCATCAACTAGCTCGCTTATTTCGCCTAATTTGCTCTCAAGCTCATTGATTACAGTGATCGAAAGTGGCGCGTTGCCGAGTGCTACCGCAATATTCCGCACCCAAGACTCGAATCCAATTCGTCGAATTGGTGATCCTTCAGTCACTTTTAAAAAGTAATCTTCTGTCCACTGCCATATTGCTAATAGATCTGGCTGATTTAATTCATTTCTAGGTAAAAAGTCAGGTTGCGTGGCAATTTGGGCGTGGCGATTCCAAGGACAAATAAGTTGGCAATCATCACAACCATAAATTCTGTTGCCCATCGCCTTTCTAAATTGCTCTGGGATAGCAGTTTTAAGCTCTATCGTTAAGTATGAGATGCATTTGTTACTATCTACTACATAAGGTTCAACAATTGCTTGGGTTGGACAAATTGTAATACAAGCGATACAAGAGCCACATTTTTCTTCTACAGGCTTATCATTGGGCAATTCTATCGGTAAAAATAGTTCACCTAGAAAGAACCAACTACCTGCACTTTCATCTAATAACAGTGAGTGTTTTCCTACCCATCCGAGTCCAGCTTTCTCAGCAAGAGGTCGCTCTAAAACCGGCGCCGAATCTACAAATGGTCGAAATACCATGTCTTTGTCGTCAATCTCGTTAGCTATTAAATTGCCAAGCTTTTTCAGTTGGTTTCGTAAAACTTTGTGGTAGTCACGGCCCAACGCATATCTGGAAATATAAGCGGTATTTGGGTTATCCAGAGTATTGGCAAATGCTGCACCTTCAGGCAAGTAATCCATTCTAGCGCTAACAACGCTGACCGTACCTGGCAAAAGCTCATTAGGTCTACATCGTTTTAATCCATGACGGGCCATAAACTCCATATCGCCGTGATAGCCATTTTCTAACCACTTTAAAAAGCGTGGTTCTTGATCGCTTAAATCGATATTTGTAATACCGACTTTTTCAAAACCAAGTTGTTCACCCCATTGCTTGATTTTATCTGCAAGTTGGTAATAGTTAGAAGTAGCTGAGGTCATAAGATAAGGTTTGTTATGCCAATCATTAAAGATAACGCTACTTTACCATCTAAACTGTTTGTTGCGGAACAGATAAAAGAATTAGAGCGCGAGGCAGCTAAAAAATTAGCCATTGATATGTACCAATTAATGGAGCGAGCAGGCCATGCTGTTTTTGAGTCGTTCATTGCACATTTTCCTAAAGCACATAGCTGTTTGATATTAGCAGGGGCTGGCAACAATGGTGGCGATGCTTTTGTAGTCGCGCGGTTGGCGCAACAATCAGGGATAAAAGTGTTGTTGTACGCCACGGAGCAGGGCCTAACACTATCAGGTGACGCATTGATCGCTAAGCAAGGGTTTATTTCCTCGGGCGGCGATATCTATGACCTTGAATCGTTACCAAGCCATGTATCAAAATTAAATGTCGACATGGTGATAGATGGCTTACTTGGAACTGGATTTTGCGACTCGTTACGTGACACTGAAAGGGCAGCGCTACAGGCTGTAAATAGTTTGCAGGCAGGTAAACTCGCCATTGATATACCTTCAGGCCTCGAATCTGATACTGGTCACGCCGATAAAGATGCGTTTAAAGCAGATGCTACGGTGACTTTTATTGGCTTAAAGCCGGGTCTTTTTACCGCAGATGGACCTGACATACGAGGCGAGTTGGTGTTTGCAGATTTAGAGGTAGGTCAAGTGTTTGAAAGGCTTGGTAAGAGCAAGATCTCACTGCTACATAAACATAGTGTCGGTGCCATTAAAAAACGCAAATTCAATAGCCATAAAGGTAGATTTGGTAGCGTATTGGTATTGGGTGGTGCTTTGGGAATGAGTGGAGCCGCTTACTTAGCCGGAAAAGCCGCGTTACGAAGTGGTGCCGGTAAAGTAAAAGTCATTTGTGCGCCTGGTAATGAAACTATTATTGCCCAGCTTAGTCCCGAATTAATGGTTAAAAGTTTTGATAATACTAGTTCCAGTTTTAGAAGTGAGCTTAGCGAAGAGGTGGCTCGAGCCAGCGTTATTATAATAGGACCTGGTCTTGGTTTAAGCGAGTGGAGTCGCAGCGTTTTTAACGCTTTTTTAGAAATAGACGATATCGAAAATAAAGTGGTTATTGTTGATGCAGATGCGTTAAATTTAATTGGCGATAATGTAAATAACGATAGCGCACGAATAGCTCAACTTAATTCAAATAAATACAAGCCTTGGGTATTCACGCCGCATCCGCTAGAGGCGGCTCGTCTGTTGGACCAGAACACGCTACAAATTAACACCAATCGACTAGCATCTGCGAGTAAAATTGCCAAACACTTTGGTGTTTGCTGTGTCCTCAAAGGCTGCGGCACTATAGTCGCTCATAGTGATGATTTGAGCATCAATACAAGTGGCAATCCAGGTATGGCAACAGCGGGAATGGGCGATGTTTTAACGGGGGTATTAGCCGGAGCAATTGTCAATCAGTTTAGCGGTTCAGGTGACGTCAAAAAAAATGTAGATTATGCTGTTTTTTTACATGGTTTTGCGGGAGATTTTACTGCAAAAGATGCGGAAATAGGTATGATAGCAACAGATGTATTAGAGTCTTTACCTATCGCAATTAAAGCGTGCCAATAAGTCCGACTGAAACTTATTGAGAAATGGATTGTCAGACTAATTGTGAGAATGGCGTTGTTAAAAAAACTATTATTAAGAAGCATAAAAACCGTGTGGGTCTTATTTGCCACTGCGGTGCTTGTGCTTGCAGTTATAATCAGTTTGTTAAAGGTGTTATTACCCTACGCCGATAACTATAAAAACGATATCGAAGCGTATTTGTATACCAACTTTAACGCTAATGTAACCATTGGCAGTATTGGTGCAAGTTGGCAACAATTAGGGCCAGCTATTGTTCTTAATGAGGTATCCTTATCCGCTACTGAGGATGCCCCGCTTGATATCACTATCATGGAAACCAAAGTCAGTATCGACTTTTGGCGTTCTTTGCAAGAACAGCGTCTAGTCACCGGAACGTTCCAACTTAATGGTATTAACACCTATATCAATAGCGACGTGTTTTTTAAAGTTCGTCCGCAGTCTCAAGGCTCGCAACTATTTGAGGGCTTAAGTCATTTATTTCTAGCGCAAATTCAACAATTCCAAGTTACCGACAGTACTATTATTGTTCGTCATCAAAGCGGTCAAAATCAAACTTTTCAAATAGATTATTTGTCATGGCTCAATGAAGGTAACCGACACCGAGGTCAAGGTGATGTTTACATAGATGGTTTTTCTGATAACTCATTGTCAATAAGAATGGATTTATACGGGCAACGCCGTAGCGAAATTTTTGGCATGATATACCTAGAAGCACAACAGGTTGATATTACACCTTGGCTTACACAGTTCATAGGTGAACATATTTCTGTGACTTCGACAGAGGGTAATTTCCAACTTTGGGGCGATGTAAGTGACGGTTTGGTAAAACAAATTCTGGTGGATGTGAAAAACACCGGCGTTCGCTGGCAAAAACAAAAACAGCCTAAAAAATTATTTATCAATGAAGCAACGTTAAAGTGGCAACAACTTAAAAGTGATTGGGCATTGGTGGCCAATGAAATTAAGTTAAAAACCGAACAGCAAGAGCCAGAACCGTTTGATTTAAATTTACTGCGTAAAAAGAACCAGACAGAGCTAATCGCAAATA from Psychrosphaera aestuarii encodes:
- a CDS encoding NAD(P)H-hydrate dehydratase gives rise to the protein MPIIKDNATLPSKLFVAEQIKELEREAAKKLAIDMYQLMERAGHAVFESFIAHFPKAHSCLILAGAGNNGGDAFVVARLAQQSGIKVLLYATEQGLTLSGDALIAKQGFISSGGDIYDLESLPSHVSKLNVDMVIDGLLGTGFCDSLRDTERAALQAVNSLQAGKLAIDIPSGLESDTGHADKDAFKADATVTFIGLKPGLFTADGPDIRGELVFADLEVGQVFERLGKSKISLLHKHSVGAIKKRKFNSHKGRFGSVLVLGGALGMSGAAYLAGKAALRSGAGKVKVICAPGNETIIAQLSPELMVKSFDNTSSSFRSELSEEVARASVIIIGPGLGLSEWSRSVFNAFLEIDDIENKVVIVDADALNLIGDNVNNDSARIAQLNSNKYKPWVFTPHPLEAARLLDQNTLQINTNRLASASKIAKHFGVCCVLKGCGTIVAHSDDLSINTSGNPGMATAGMGDVLTGVLAGAIVNQFSGSGDVKKNVDYAVFLHGFAGDFTAKDAEIGMIATDVLESLPIAIKACQ
- the queG gene encoding tRNA epoxyqueuosine(34) reductase QueG; amino-acid sequence: MTSATSNYYQLADKIKQWGEQLGFEKVGITNIDLSDQEPRFLKWLENGYHGDMEFMARHGLKRCRPNELLPGTVSVVSARMDYLPEGAAFANTLDNPNTAYISRYALGRDYHKVLRNQLKKLGNLIANEIDDKDMVFRPFVDSAPVLERPLAEKAGLGWVGKHSLLLDESAGSWFFLGELFLPIELPNDKPVEEKCGSCIACITICPTQAIVEPYVVDSNKCISYLTIELKTAIPEQFRKAMGNRIYGCDDCQLICPWNRHAQIATQPDFLPRNELNQPDLLAIWQWTEDYFLKVTEGSPIRRIGFESWVRNIAVALGNAPLSITVINELESKLGEISELVDEHIIWALEQQKEKAETAGIENRKLRRLIKAVRIGLPRDA
- the cspE gene encoding transcription antiterminator/RNA stability regulator CspE → MSKSTGTVKWFNEEKGYGFLTQDNGGKDVFVHFRAIVGEGFKSLKEGQAVTFDVEEGQKGLQAANVEAN